The following coding sequences are from one Triticum dicoccoides isolate Atlit2015 ecotype Zavitan chromosome 4A, WEW_v2.0, whole genome shotgun sequence window:
- the LOC119286408 gene encoding exocyst complex component EXO70B1-like produces the protein MERIPIPIAMLPQKSSSFSQATIREEKLGRNLSLGAIKLNEHIERVKKDAAEAAGDKKAAAGGGEGGAADGTGVGETPEPPPHEEPDLAELSAEVEAFLASRDGDAPLSISEVTLDRFASAVEVEIAQSEGEEGKWALGEGGQQPLLLAAIKRIVTLASALTATGGGNGTEGAVKYTIGVHRVTGVLHRSMTFLEDELYALLEDPRLTKTPNASESGSATAKSMKRPPSFGQGGDPDRSVVPPTEGGSAGDDASQPFPAETVDHLRAMAEIMITAGYETECTQVFLVARRNALDATMQSLGYEKASIDDVVRMAWEGLESEIGAWIKAYRHILNAGLSAEHDLCVRVFVGRNAGLGRDIFADLARCAMLQMFNFTEAVAMTKRAAEKLFKVLDMYEAIRDGAPVVDGFISTNKAEGGENSSGAEALADLKSELASVRSRLGESAAAIFCDLESSIRADAGKQPVPGGAVHPLTRYLMNYLKYACEYKNTLEQVFREFHRPDADDAPGHEGESNPFAAQLMEVMELLHGSLEAKSKLYKDLALSSIFLMNNGRYMLQKIRGSPEINAVVGEAWARKRSTDLRQYHKNYQRETWGRVLNVLRDDGGITVKGHVQKPVLKERFKQFNAAMDEIQRTQGAWVVSDEQLQSELRVSIAAVVVPAYRSFLGRFAQHFTAGRQTEKYIKLSADDLEGIIEELFEGSAGSMSRRRN, from the coding sequence ATGGAGAGGATACCGATACCAATCGCGATGCTGCCGCAGAAGTCGAGCAGCTTCTCTCAGGCCACCATCCGCGAGGAGAAGCTCGGCCGCAACCTCTCCCTCGGCGCCATCAAGCTAAACGAGCACATCGAGCGCGTCAAGAAGGATGCCGCCGAAGCCGCCGGCGATAAgaaggcggcggcgggtggcggagaGGGTGGCGCCGCGGACGGCACCGGGGTCGGCGagacgccggagccgccgccgcatgAGGAGCCGGACCTCGCCGAGCTCTCGGCGGAGGTCGAGGCCTTCCTCGCAAGCCGGGACGGGGACGCCCCGCTGAGCATCTCGGAGGTGACGCTCGACAGGTTCGCCTCCGCCGTGGAGGTGGAGATAGCGCAGTCGGAGGGAGAGGAGGGTAAGTGGGCGCTGGGGGAGGGCGGCCAGCAGCCGCTTCTCCTCGCCGCGATCAAGCGCATCGTCACGCTCGCATCCGCGCTCACCGCCACCGGTGGCGGCAATGGCACGGAGGGGGCCGTCAAGTACACCATCGGCGTGCACCGCGTCACCGGCGTGCTCCACCGCTCCATGACGTTCCTCGAGGACGAGTTGTACGCGCTGCTCGAGGACCCCCGCCTCACCAAAACGCCCAACGCCAGCGAGTCCGGCAGCGCTACCGCCAAGTCCATGAAGCGCCCGCCGTCGTTCGGGCAAGGTGGCGACCCAGATCGGTCCGTCGTTCCTCCCACTGAGGGCGGCAGTGCAGGCGACGACGCCTCCCAGCCGTTCCCGGCGGAGACAGTGGACCATCTCCGCGCCATGGCCGAGATCATGATCACCGCGGGCTACGAGACGGAGTGCACACAGGTGTTCCTCGTGGCGCGCAGGAATGCGCTGGACGCCACGATGCAAAGCCTCGGGTACGAGAAGGCGAGCATTGACGATGTGGTgaggatggcatgggaggggctCGAGTCGGAGATCGGGGCATGGATTAAGGCGTACCGGCACATcctcaacgccggcctctccgccgAGCACGACCTCTGCGTCCGTGTCTTCGTTGGCCGCAACGCCGGCCTTGGCCGCGATATCTTCGCGGACCTGGCCCGCTGCGCCATGCTCCAGATGTTTAACTTCACGGAGGCCGTGGCTATGACCAAGCGCGCCGCCGAGAAGCTCTTCAAGGTGCTCGACATGTACGAGGCTATCCGCGATGGAGCCCCCGTCGTGGACGGCTTCATCTCCACGAACAAGGCCGAAGGCGGCGAGAACAGCAGCGGCGCCGAAGCGCTGGCCGACCTCAAGTCCGAGCTCGCCTCTGTGCGGTCCCGCCTAGGCGagtcggccgccgccatcttctgCGACCTTGAGAGCTCCATCCGTGCGGACGCCGGGAAGCAGCCGGTCCCCGGCGGTGCGGTGCACCCGCTGACACGCTACCTGATGAACTACCTCAAGTACGCGTGCGAATACAAGAACACGCTGGAGCAGGTGTTCCGGGAGTTCCACCGGCCGGACGCCGACGACGCCCCCGGGCACGAAGGCGAGAGCAACCCGTTCGCGGCGCAGCTGATGGAGGTGATGGAGCTCCTCCACGGGAGCCTGGAGGCCAAGTCGAAGCTGTACAAGGACCTGGCGCTGAGCAGCATCTTCCTGATGAACAACGGGCGGTACATGCTGCAGAAGATCCGGGGCTCGCCGGAGATCAACGCGGTGGTCGGCGAGGCGTGGGCGAGGAAGCGGTCGACGGACCTCCGGCAGTACCACAAGAACTACCAGCGCGAGACGTGGGGCCGCGTGCTGAACGTGCTCCGCGACGACGGCGGGATCACGGTGAAGGGGCACGTGCAGAAGCCGGTGCTCAAGGAGCGGTTCAAGCAGTTCAACGCGGCCATGGACGAGATCCAGCGGACGCAGGGCGCGTGGGTGGTGAGCGACGAGCAGCTGCAGTCGGAGCTCCGGGTATCCATCGCCGCCGTCGTGGTGCCGGCGTACCGGTCCTTCCTCGGCCGCTTCGCGCAGCACTTCACCGCGGGGAGGCAGACGGAGAAGTACATCAAGTTGAGCGCGGACGACCTCGAGGGCATCATCGAGGAGCTCTTTGAGGGCAGCGCCGGGTCCATGTCAAGGAGAAGAAATTAA